The Methanosarcina barkeri str. Wiesmoor DNA segment GTATCAAAAAGTGCTTCAAAAATTTACGTCTCTGTTTCCCCTCTGGGCGGTTCTCTTATCGGCTGTCGCATATGTTTATCCTGACTACTTTGCTCCTCATCAAGGGCTTATCGTACCTTTTCTAAGCCTTATTATGCTTGGGATGGGAATTACCCTCTCAGTAAACAGTTTCCTTGCAGTATTGAAAAGACCTTCAGCAGTCTTCCTGGGCACCTTGATGCAGTACACAGTTATGCCACTTATAGCCTGGATAGTTTGCCTTGTTCTGAAGCTCCCATCTGATCTGGCTGCGGGCGTGATCCTGCTGGGCTGCTGTCCGGGCGGTACGGCTTCGAATGTGATATCCTATTTAGCAAAAGCCGATGTGGCTCTTTCAATAGTACTTACCTCGGTTTCTACCCTGATCGCTTTTCTTGCAACACCTTTCCTTACCTGGGTCCTTATAGGCCAGAGTGTGGAAGTCGACGTGATGGGCATGCTTGTGAGCGTTGTAAAGGTGGTAATCGTGCCTGTTGTGCTCGGGCTTGTAATCAACTATTTCTTTGAAAAACAGATAAGCGCGATCAAGGAAGTTTTTCCGGCAATCTCAGCCGCAGCCATAGTAATTATCATTGCGGTGATCATAGGGACAAACAGCGCGAACCTTGGAAAGAGCGGCCCACTGGTACTGCTTGCAGTGATCCTGCATAACGGGCTTGGACTTGCAGGCGGTTATGGGGTTTCAAAGGTCCTGGGGTTCAGCGAAACCGAAGCAAGGACTATTGCAATCGAGGTTGGGATGCAGAATTCCGGTCTGAGTGTCGCTCTTGCGATAAAACATTTCACAGCAGTTGCCGCGCTTCCAGGTGCGATTTTCAGTATCTGGCACAACCTGTCCGGAGCTTTCCTTGCAGGGCACTGGTCAAAACAAAGTGTATCCGTTCCTGATGAAAGTAAGATGCCCTCCAAAAAGGGCATTCATAGTAAGAAATTGGGGTGAAATCTGGAGATTTCACAAAAAAAGGTTGGGAAGCAGGAAAAATCTGGTGATCTCTTACAGATTTTCTGGATTTTTCCTGTATTCATCTAATTTTCTTATCTTTATCTATTTTCGTGGTTTCTTCTCTTTCTCTTCAGAATTTCTTTTTTCTCTGTCAATCTATTATATTTAACAATTTTATATTTATCTTGAACAATTTTACATTCCTAAAATTACGTTTTTCAGCCTTCCAGTTTTCCAGGCCACTAAAGAGGCATAAGTTCCAAAATTTTAAAAATAAGTTGACTTTTTGTTTCCTGCTCAGTTCCAAGCCAGTTGGACGTAGTATTAAAAATCACTAGCTTTGGGACTAAGGTTAGTTTTAGTATA contains these protein-coding regions:
- a CDS encoding bile acid:sodium symporter family protein, which gives rise to MYQKVLQKFTSLFPLWAVLLSAVAYVYPDYFAPHQGLIVPFLSLIMLGMGITLSVNSFLAVLKRPSAVFLGTLMQYTVMPLIAWIVCLVLKLPSDLAAGVILLGCCPGGTASNVISYLAKADVALSIVLTSVSTLIAFLATPFLTWVLIGQSVEVDVMGMLVSVVKVVIVPVVLGLVINYFFEKQISAIKEVFPAISAAAIVIIIAVIIGTNSANLGKSGPLVLLAVILHNGLGLAGGYGVSKVLGFSETEARTIAIEVGMQNSGLSVALAIKHFTAVAALPGAIFSIWHNLSGAFLAGHWSKQSVSVPDESKMPSKKGIHSKKLG